From the Maioricimonas rarisocia genome, one window contains:
- a CDS encoding CehA/McbA family metallohydrolase — translation MLRRLFCAVLPAILLVTASPLPADDSIQLETTLVEHQPFVAAAARVLEALKVVGAPLSPDDEQAVRAALEEENPRKSVIAIQDVLDRYCLAAVHINPESRVSVKEGPAKKVLVQQGWRTFLVKVHNEAGITPPLKVDSPNALPLYERGRGARQRPRSEQDLVSPSDAVQRWLDIEVFRKQPLRPTLSGLEVEYVILQLFSRDTGKREAKLEFNVGQGTQDLGFRSELPLLFECVPAVEVALGVQDHDGSPTTAAFVIRDAQGRVYPNPARRLAPDFFFHEQIYRADGESVFLPPGEYTATISRGPEYEVSRQEFTVPSGVVSHRQAFQLTRWIHPKTRGWYSGDHHVHAAGCKHYDSPTEGVSPADMLRHIVGEDLNVGCVLSWGPCWYTQKQYFEGRTSALSKPNYLMRYDVEVSGFPSSHAGHLCLLRLTEDDYPGTTVIEEWPSWTLPVLKWGMEQGGVVGYSHSGWGLGLPDYGPNGQRLNSISYPNRRPSGGKAADTLPDYAMPPFDGIGANEYIVTVAHGVCDFISAVDTPAIWELNIWYHTLNCGMRARISGETDFPCIYGDRVGLGRIYVKLPTEESLDFDAWCQGLKEGRSYCGDGLSHIMDFRLSPTGDEGETVWLGESGSDGEISELALERPGKVKVQFDVAALLEPQPTDETERIRNARLDAKPYWHIERCRIGDSRKVPVEIVVNGEVAKRMEVEADGSTTAKVAEIEIPHSSWVAVRILPSVHTNPIWVTVGDEPVRASRKSAEWCRKAVDVCWNSKQGQIRESEKAEAKAAYDEAARIYERVAEESVAD, via the coding sequence ATGCTTCGCCGCCTCTTCTGTGCCGTGCTGCCTGCAATCCTGCTCGTCACTGCATCACCCCTCCCGGCAGACGATTCCATCCAGCTGGAAACGACTCTGGTCGAACACCAGCCATTTGTTGCTGCCGCCGCCCGTGTTCTCGAAGCACTGAAAGTTGTGGGGGCACCGCTTTCGCCGGACGACGAACAGGCCGTGCGGGCGGCGCTCGAAGAAGAGAACCCCCGCAAGTCGGTGATCGCCATCCAGGACGTGCTCGACCGGTACTGCCTGGCGGCAGTGCACATCAATCCGGAAAGCCGCGTCTCGGTGAAGGAAGGCCCGGCGAAGAAGGTACTGGTGCAGCAGGGCTGGCGGACGTTTCTGGTGAAAGTGCACAACGAAGCGGGCATCACGCCGCCGCTGAAGGTGGACAGCCCGAACGCGTTGCCGCTCTACGAACGGGGCCGTGGTGCTCGCCAGCGTCCGCGGTCGGAGCAGGATCTGGTCTCGCCAAGCGATGCGGTGCAGCGGTGGCTCGACATCGAGGTCTTCCGCAAGCAGCCGCTGCGGCCGACGTTGTCGGGACTCGAAGTCGAATACGTCATTCTGCAGCTCTTCTCACGAGACACCGGCAAGCGGGAGGCGAAGCTGGAGTTCAACGTCGGGCAGGGGACGCAGGATCTCGGATTCCGCAGTGAACTGCCGCTGTTGTTCGAATGCGTCCCGGCTGTCGAAGTCGCGCTGGGCGTGCAGGATCACGACGGTTCGCCGACGACGGCTGCGTTCGTAATTCGTGATGCTCAGGGCCGCGTGTACCCGAACCCGGCCCGCCGGCTGGCCCCCGACTTCTTCTTCCACGAGCAGATCTACCGGGCCGACGGCGAAAGCGTGTTTCTGCCTCCGGGGGAGTACACGGCGACCATTTCCCGAGGTCCCGAATACGAAGTCTCGCGGCAGGAGTTCACGGTGCCGAGCGGCGTTGTCAGTCATCGTCAGGCATTCCAGCTGACGCGGTGGATCCACCCGAAGACCCGCGGCTGGTATTCGGGCGATCATCACGTGCATGCCGCCGGCTGCAAGCATTACGACAGCCCGACCGAGGGAGTCAGCCCGGCCGATATGCTGCGGCACATCGTGGGTGAAGACCTGAACGTCGGCTGCGTGCTGTCGTGGGGGCCGTGCTGGTACACGCAGAAGCAGTACTTCGAAGGCCGCACGTCGGCCCTGTCGAAGCCGAACTACCTGATGCGGTATGACGTCGAGGTGAGCGGCTTTCCCTCCTCGCATGCCGGGCATCTCTGCCTGCTGCGGCTGACGGAAGACGACTATCCGGGAACGACCGTCATCGAAGAGTGGCCGTCCTGGACGCTGCCGGTCCTCAAATGGGGCATGGAGCAGGGGGGCGTCGTCGGCTACAGCCATTCGGGGTGGGGGCTGGGACTGCCGGACTACGGGCCGAACGGCCAGCGACTCAACTCGATCAGTTATCCCAACCGTCGGCCGTCGGGCGGAAAGGCTGCGGACACTCTGCCCGATTACGCGATGCCTCCCTTCGACGGCATTGGTGCGAACGAGTACATCGTGACCGTCGCGCACGGCGTATGCGATTTCATCTCGGCCGTCGATACCCCGGCGATCTGGGAGCTGAATATCTGGTACCACACGCTCAACTGCGGGATGCGGGCCCGCATCAGCGGTGAGACGGACTTTCCCTGCATCTACGGCGACCGGGTCGGCCTGGGACGCATCTACGTCAAGCTGCCGACTGAGGAATCGCTCGACTTCGACGCCTGGTGCCAAGGACTCAAGGAAGGACGCAGCTACTGCGGCGACGGGCTGAGTCACATCATGGATTTCCGTCTCTCGCCAACCGGCGATGAGGGAGAAACCGTCTGGCTCGGAGAGTCCGGTAGCGACGGGGAAATCAGCGAACTGGCTCTTGAGCGGCCGGGCAAGGTGAAAGTGCAGTTCGACGTGGCGGCACTGCTCGAGCCGCAGCCGACGGACGAGACCGAACGGATCCGCAACGCCCGTCTGGACGCCAAGCCGTATTGGCACATCGAGCGCTGCCGCATCGGTGACTCCCGAAAGGTGCCGGTCGAGATCGTCGTCAACGGCGAGGTGGCGAAACGGATGGAGGTGGAAGCGGACGGCAGCACGACGGCGAAGGTGGCCGAGATCGAGATCCCGCATTCGTCGTGGGTGGCAGTCCGGATTCTGCCGAGCGTCCACACGAACCCGATCTGGGTGACGGTCG